From a single Salvelinus sp. IW2-2015 linkage group LG22, ASM291031v2, whole genome shotgun sequence genomic region:
- the LOC111949684 gene encoding small ribosomal subunit protein mS23: MAGSRLEKFGTVFTRVRDLMRSGVVKQSDKPIWYDVYKAFPPKKDPLYVRPVAKIYGKKEEAVPDIFYREDEIRAKFYEVYGTGPRAFDLTKSNFVSTCQRFVEKYTELESWGELEKQSLFEETGKALLAEGLVLRRRGGPAVASETRDPVLGMKLTDMLAELQTDAPGETQTPGEETPTQAPVTPQ; the protein is encoded by the exons ATGGCTGGAAGTCGACTTGAAAAATTCGGAACAGTGTTCACGCG agtcagagatcTTATGCGTTCTGGAGTTGTCAAACAGTCTGACAAGCCCATTTGGTATGATGTATACAAGGCCTTTCCACCCAAGAAAGACCCACTTTATGTCAGACCAGTGGCCAAGATCTATGGGAAGAAAGAAGAGGCTGTGCCTGACATCTTCTACAGAGAGGATGAAATCAGAGC GAAATTCTATGAGGTGTATGGAACAGGGCCCAGAGCTTTTGATCTCACTAAATCCAACTTTGTTTCAACATGCCAAAG GTTTGTGGAGAAGTATACAGAGTTAGAGAGTTGGGGAGAGCTGGAGAAACAGTCCCTGTTTGAGGAGACTGGGAAAGCTCTCCTTGCTGAGGGCTTAGTATTAAGGAGGAGGGGTGGACCTGCG GTGGCGTCAGAGACCAGGGATCCAGTGTTGGGCATGAAGCTGACTGACATGCTGGCGGAACTGCAGACAGATGCACCTGGCGAAACACAGACACCAGGAGAAGAGACACCAACACAAGCACCAGTGACTCCACAGTAG